The Clostridioides sp. ES-S-0010-02 genome window below encodes:
- a CDS encoding mannitol-1-phosphate 5-dehydrogenase, whose amino-acid sequence MKKAIQFGAGNIGRGFIGGLLVKSGYHVVFADVNEEILNSINKDKKYTIHIRDVECVDEIIDNISAVSSIKEEIIDEIVEAEIITTAVGPLVLTKIAPTIARGIKTRKEKGLTNNLNIIACENAIYASSSLKEEILKCLNKEEEDYLENYIGFPNCSVDRIVPPGKNENPLDVTVENFYEWNVEKQGFKGEIPNIVGMNLADNLMAYIERKLFTLNTGHAITAYIGYLKGYKTIEESINDEYICNIVKNAMTESGEGLIKKYNFDSEAHYKYIDKILNRFKNPYLNDDVVRVGREPLRKLSDKDRLIKPLMTAKSYGLTVDNLILGIGAALHYNNSEDAQSVELQELIKSNGVKKAIAKIANINKDEVLLDNIEKSYIFMENL is encoded by the coding sequence ATGAAAAAGGCAATCCAATTTGGAGCAGGAAATATTGGAAGAGGATTTATTGGAGGTTTGTTAGTTAAGTCAGGTTATCATGTTGTATTTGCTGATGTTAATGAAGAAATATTAAATTCAATAAATAAAGATAAAAAATATACTATACACATAAGAGATGTAGAATGTGTAGATGAGATAATTGACAATATAAGTGCAGTTTCATCTATAAAAGAAGAAATAATAGATGAGATTGTAGAAGCTGAAATAATAACTACAGCAGTTGGCCCTTTGGTTTTAACTAAAATAGCCCCTACAATTGCTAGAGGTATAAAAACTAGAAAAGAAAAAGGATTAACAAATAATTTAAATATAATAGCTTGTGAAAATGCAATATATGCAAGTTCTTCTTTAAAAGAGGAAATACTTAAGTGTCTAAATAAAGAAGAAGAAGACTATTTAGAGAACTATATTGGTTTCCCTAACTGTTCAGTTGACAGAATAGTTCCTCCTGGTAAAAATGAGAATCCTCTTGATGTAACTGTTGAAAATTTTTATGAGTGGAATGTTGAAAAGCAAGGATTTAAAGGAGAAATACCTAATATAGTTGGAATGAATTTAGCTGATAACCTTATGGCTTATATAGAACGTAAGTTATTTACACTAAATACAGGCCATGCTATAACTGCTTATATAGGGTACTTAAAGGGATACAAAACAATAGAAGAAAGTATAAATGATGAATATATTTGCAATATAGTGAAAAATGCAATGACAGAAAGTGGAGAAGGATTAATTAAAAAATATAATTTTGATTCAGAAGCACATTATAAATATATTGATAAGATTTTAAATAGATTTAAAAATCCATATCTTAATGATGATGTAGTCAGAGTTGGAAGAGAGCCACTTAGAAAATTAAGCGATAAGGATAGATTGATTAAACCTCTAATGACTGCAAAATCATATGGCTTAACAGTTGATAACTTAATTCTTGGAATAGGTGCAGCACTTCATTATAACAATAGTGAAGATGCTCAAAGTGTAGAATTACAAGAACTAATAAAGTCTAATGGAGTAAAAAAAGCTATTGCTAAAATAGCTAATATAAACAAGGATGAAGTACTTCTAGATAATATAGAAAAAAGTTATATCTTTATGGAAAATCTATAA
- a CDS encoding xanthine phosphoribosyltransferase: protein MKALEEKILREGSVSGNDILKVDSFLNHQIDVAFLNEIGKEFKERFSGEKVDKIFTIEASGIAIASIVSQYFDNAPVVFAKKSESKNLDTDVYETNVYSFTKAKEYAVKVSKKYINEGENILVVDDFLANGRAALGLKDLIEQANANLVGVGIVIEKGFQAGGALLKANDVRLESLAVVESIDNGTVKFR, encoded by the coding sequence ATGAAGGCTTTAGAGGAAAAGATATTAAGAGAAGGTAGTGTTTCAGGAAATGATATACTAAAAGTCGATAGTTTTTTAAATCATCAAATTGATGTAGCTTTTTTAAATGAAATAGGAAAAGAATTTAAAGAGAGATTTAGTGGAGAAAAGGTAGATAAAATATTTACAATAGAGGCTTCAGGAATAGCTATAGCATCAATTGTTTCACAATACTTTGACAATGCACCTGTAGTTTTTGCGAAAAAATCAGAATCTAAAAACTTAGATACTGATGTGTATGAAACTAATGTATATTCATTTACTAAGGCAAAAGAATATGCAGTAAAAGTTTCTAAAAAGTATATAAACGAAGGTGAAAACATATTGGTAGTAGATGATTTTTTAGCTAATGGAAGAGCCGCTCTTGGTCTTAAAGATTTAATTGAACAAGCAAATGCAAACTTAGTTGGAGTAGGGATTGTTATTGAAAAAGGATTCCAAGCTGGAGGAGCACTTTTAAAGGCCAATGATGTAAGATTAGAATCTTTAGCAGTAGTTGAATCTATAGATAATGGAACTGTAAAATTTAGATAA
- the fsa gene encoding fructose-6-phosphate aldolase yields MRFFIDTANIEEIKEANDLGVICGVTTNPSLIAKEGRDFIEVVKEISEIVDGPISAEVISLEHKGMIEEAEKLSKIHKNIVIKIPMTAEGLKAVKVLSSKGIKTNVTLIFSAGQALLAARAGATYVSPFVGRLDDISQNGLDLIEEIVDIFSVNSIESQIIVASVRNPIHVLQAARMGADIATVPLKVINQMIKHPLTDKGIDSFMKDWEGASLKL; encoded by the coding sequence ATGAGATTTTTTATAGACACAGCTAATATTGAAGAAATAAAGGAAGCAAATGATTTAGGTGTAATATGTGGAGTTACTACAAATCCATCTCTAATAGCTAAAGAAGGTAGAGATTTTATAGAAGTAGTTAAGGAAATCAGTGAGATAGTAGATGGACCAATAAGTGCAGAAGTAATAAGTTTAGAGCACAAGGGTATGATAGAAGAAGCAGAAAAATTATCTAAGATACATAAAAATATAGTTATAAAAATACCTATGACAGCAGAAGGTTTAAAGGCAGTAAAAGTATTATCTAGTAAAGGTATAAAAACTAATGTTACACTTATATTCTCTGCTGGGCAAGCTCTTTTAGCTGCTAGAGCTGGAGCTACATATGTAAGTCCTTTTGTTGGAAGATTAGACGATATATCACAAAATGGTCTTGATTTAATTGAAGAAATTGTTGACATCTTCAGTGTAAATAGTATTGAGTCTCAAATAATAGTTGCTAGTGTTAGAAATCCAATACATGTTTTACAAGCTGCTAGAATGGGAGCTGATATAGCAACAGTTCCTCTTAAAGTTATAAACCAAATGATTAAGCATCCTTTGACAGACAAAGGAATAGATAGCTTTATGAAGGATTGGGAAGGTGCTTCTTTAAAATTATAA
- a CDS encoding sigma 54-interacting transcriptional regulator, giving the protein MDKILREIQREDKKNPYTDQELAEILNVARSEVIAVRKKNNILDSRERRKQILIKDISKIVNENPQMSERKITEILTENGYNISRSAVSKLLKEENLSQSKAEIKDKELVSSGKHVKVSKAVEEDGFEELIGIKGSLKEKVNLAKSAIMYPPNGLHTIIYGETGVGKSELATCMYKYAVKNNIKEENSPFIVFNCADYAENPNLLIAQLFGVVKGAYTGADANREGLVEQANNGILFLDEIHRLPAAGQEILFSLIDRGEFRRLGESSSNRKANVLIISATTENPDSNLLQTFRRRIPMVINLPNMSERPKSERYEIIIKFFEREAKRVNKNFIITKEVMCALMNYKCTGNIGQLKSDIQVTCARAFSKAIFSSDKVIIDLDSLRDYIKSGYYDCNCEDEKYSEFSVEDIYIDISELVSGKNRILSDNEISEIYNYAEKELKVLESKCFSEEELKNAFIEKLDNKFNAIKNNKNLSDRRSRIDWGGQLKESTLEIMDKVIVFIKEQFKHVNQGLYLALAIHIEHAIDRIRDGKTIINPSLDKIKASMPMEYELSRYVMGIVEDLTQVTFPEDELGYLAYYINKFCYNEESIKDKVKVVIVTHGKVGIEMSNVVNHILGIECTLGIEIALTDSPAEGIEHVLDELKKIEAQKGILVLIDMGSLVILGDEVEKRLGIRCKTVNRVDTLLAMEAGKLATIEGKSLDGIIADLKKNKNYAMVNTNKFSYRKNEYGKKNVIITLCLSGVGTALNLKEHIEKQIEEYDASIEVKPIAFLNNNLEDELNDIEAEYNIIAICGTIDIDYKNVPFISYNEVLGKNGINKVLEHLNNKQPSLSSDNQLDNLIHEDLILYDFEGISKEYIIDTLVSKLEEGGYVDSKYILSVYKREAMGSVVMASKVAVPHGLPENVIKPAIAIARLNKPIVWDNKFMVDLVVLLALKENNKKEIRSLFSKINDQHTLEILLNTEDKNEIKKILS; this is encoded by the coding sequence ATGGATAAAATATTAAGAGAGATACAAAGAGAAGACAAGAAAAATCCATACACTGACCAAGAACTTGCTGAAATATTAAATGTAGCTAGGTCTGAAGTAATAGCGGTTAGAAAAAAGAATAATATTTTAGATTCAAGAGAAAGAAGAAAACAAATATTAATAAAGGATATATCTAAGATTGTAAATGAGAATCCTCAAATGTCTGAAAGAAAAATAACTGAAATTTTAACCGAAAATGGCTATAATATATCAAGAAGTGCAGTATCAAAATTACTAAAAGAAGAAAACTTAAGTCAATCGAAAGCTGAAATAAAAGATAAAGAACTAGTATCATCTGGAAAACATGTAAAAGTTAGTAAAGCTGTAGAAGAAGATGGGTTTGAAGAATTAATAGGTATAAAAGGCAGTTTGAAAGAAAAAGTAAACCTAGCTAAATCAGCAATAATGTATCCTCCTAATGGTCTTCATACTATAATATATGGAGAAACAGGTGTAGGTAAGAGTGAGTTAGCTACATGTATGTACAAATATGCTGTGAAAAATAATATCAAAGAAGAAAATAGTCCATTCATAGTATTTAACTGTGCAGATTATGCAGAAAATCCTAATCTATTGATAGCTCAGCTATTTGGAGTAGTAAAAGGTGCATACACAGGTGCAGATGCAAATAGAGAGGGTCTTGTAGAGCAAGCCAATAATGGAATTTTGTTTTTGGATGAAATTCATAGATTACCTGCTGCTGGTCAAGAAATATTATTTTCTTTAATAGATAGAGGTGAATTTAGGAGGTTAGGAGAGAGTAGTTCTAATAGAAAGGCAAATGTTCTCATAATAAGTGCTACAACAGAAAATCCAGATTCTAATTTACTTCAAACATTTAGAAGACGTATACCAATGGTAATAAACTTACCAAATATGAGTGAAAGACCAAAATCTGAAAGATATGAAATAATAATAAAATTCTTTGAAAGAGAAGCAAAAAGAGTAAATAAAAACTTTATAATAACTAAAGAAGTGATGTGTGCACTTATGAATTATAAATGTACTGGGAATATAGGACAGTTAAAGAGTGATATACAAGTAACTTGTGCTAGAGCTTTTAGTAAGGCAATATTTTCTAGTGACAAGGTAATTATAGATTTAGATAGCTTGAGAGATTATATAAAAAGTGGATATTATGATTGTAATTGTGAAGATGAAAAGTATTCTGAGTTTTCAGTTGAAGATATATATATAGATATTAGTGAATTAGTAAGTGGGAAAAATAGAATTTTGTCTGATAATGAGATAAGTGAAATATACAATTATGCAGAAAAAGAATTAAAGGTTCTAGAAAGTAAGTGTTTTTCAGAAGAAGAGTTAAAAAATGCATTTATAGAAAAGTTAGACAATAAATTTAATGCTATTAAAAACAATAAAAACTTGTCTGATAGAAGAAGTCGAATAGACTGGGGTGGACAGTTAAAAGAATCCACACTAGAGATAATGGACAAAGTAATTGTATTTATTAAAGAGCAGTTTAAGCATGTAAATCAGGGGCTGTATTTAGCTTTAGCAATTCATATTGAGCATGCTATAGATAGAATAAGAGATGGAAAAACTATAATAAATCCAAGTTTGGATAAGATAAAAGCATCAATGCCAATGGAATATGAATTATCCAGATATGTAATGGGAATAGTGGAAGATTTAACACAAGTTACATTCCCAGAGGATGAACTTGGATATTTAGCATATTATATAAATAAATTTTGTTACAATGAAGAAAGTATAAAAGATAAAGTAAAAGTAGTTATAGTTACGCATGGTAAAGTTGGAATTGAAATGTCTAATGTTGTAAATCACATTCTTGGTATAGAATGTACACTGGGTATAGAGATAGCACTTACAGATTCACCAGCAGAAGGAATAGAACATGTATTGGATGAACTTAAAAAGATAGAAGCACAGAAAGGAATTTTGGTTCTAATTGATATGGGTTCTCTAGTAATCCTTGGTGATGAGGTTGAAAAAAGACTTGGTATTAGATGTAAGACTGTAAACAGGGTGGATACATTATTAGCAATGGAAGCAGGAAAATTGGCGACAATTGAAGGAAAAAGTTTAGATGGTATAATAGCAGATTTAAAGAAAAATAAAAATTATGCTATGGTAAATACGAATAAATTTAGTTATAGAAAAAATGAATATGGAAAGAAAAATGTAATTATTACATTATGTTTAAGTGGGGTAGGTACAGCTTTAAACTTAAAGGAACATATAGAAAAGCAAATTGAGGAATATGATGCTTCAATTGAAGTAAAGCCAATTGCTTTTTTAAATAATAATTTAGAAGATGAATTAAATGACATTGAAGCTGAATATAATATTATTGCTATTTGTGGCACAATTGATATAGATTATAAAAATGTACCTTTTATTTCTTATAATGAGGTACTTGGAAAAAATGGAATTAACAAGGTATTAGAACATTTAAATAATAAACAACCATCTTTGAGTAGCGATAATCAATTGGATAATTTAATACATGAAGATTTGATTTTATATGATTTTGAAGGAATCTCAAAGGAGTATATAATCGACACTCTTGTATCAAAGCTTGAAGAAGGTGGGTATGTAGACTCAAAATATATATTAAGTGTGTATAAAAGGGAAGCTATGGGAAGTGTTGTAATGGCTTCAAAAGTTGCTGTACCACATGGGCTTCCAGAAAATGTTATAAAACCAGCAATAGCTATAGCAAGATTAAATAAGCCCATAGTGTGGGATAATAAATTTATGGTAGATTTAGTGGTTTTATTAGCACTTAAAGAGAATAATAAAAAAGAAATACGAAGCTTATTTTCAAAGATTAATGACCAGCATACTTTGGAAATTTTATTAAATACTGAAGATAAAAATGAAATAAAAAAGATATTAAGTTAA